AAGAAAAAAACAGCAAGCTGAAAACAAACAAAAATCAGGTGATAATAAAAAAACATGGTCCAAAGAAAGGTTAGAAAATAAATCGAGCAGCCCTAAAAATAGTTACTTTACAAAAGAAAAAAAAGATGAAAATCAAAGAAATAGTATCAAAAGAAGTAATGCAAATAAAGGAATTAAAAAATGAATTTTGATTGGTATTGGCTTTATTTTTTTATTGGAATAATTTTTTGTATCTTAGAAATATTTACATTATCCTTTTATTTGTTACCAATAGGGATGGCCTCAATTTTAACAGGGATCATTGCATTATTTTTTAATAGCTTCTATTTACACGTTTTTGTTTTTGTAATATTTTCAATTTTGATGTTATATTTTATTTCTAAATGGAAAAAATCCCGGTTTTTAAAACCTGTAAATTCTACATTTATTGCAGGTCTTGAAGGACAGCAGGGAGTTGTTATCAAATCATTTAAATCTATTATAGAGCCCGGAAAAGTTAAGATTTTTTCAGATGAGTGGGATATTTACTGCGATATTCATAATGAAAATTTATTAAAAACGTTAGTAGAAGGAGATGTAGTAAAAGTTATTTCGGTTAAAGGTAACAAAATAAAAGTAGAAAAAGTAACAAAATAATTAAGGAGCGATTGGCTTTTATGAATGATATAAGTTTTTTACCATTTTTATCTTTACTTGGTGTTGTTCTCTTAGTTTTTTATGTGTTCACAAAATATGTCATAGTGATTCGCCAACAAGAATGTATTATTGTTGAGCGACTTGGAAAATTTCATACTATTTTAAATTCTGGATTAAATATTTTGATCCCTTTTATTGATCAAACTCGATTGATTTTATGGAGTCGTAATGGAGTGATTACAAATGTTGATCGTATTGATTTGCGAGAGGTCATTATTGACATTCCTGAACAACAAGTGATTACTAAAGATAACGTAGGAATTATTGTTGATGCTATTATTTATGTTCAAATTACGGATGTAAAAAGAGCGGCTTATGAAATTCAAGGATTGCCTACTGCCGTTGCTCAGCTCACCCAAACAACATTAAGAAGTTTAATTGGTGAATTAGATTTGGATAACACTTTAAGTAGTCGTGATGTGATCAATTCTCGTTTAAAAATGGTATTGGATGAAGCCACAGATAAGTGGGGTTTAAAAGTCAATCGTGTTGAGCTTAAAAATGTCATTCCTCCCAAAGATGTTCAAATGGCAATGGAAAAACAGATGCAAGCAGAGCGTGAACGTCGCGCAAAGGTTCTTACCGCTGAGGGTGCAAAACAAAGTCAAATATTAAATGCCGAAGGTGAAAAGCGTTCACGTATTGAGCAATCAGAGGGAGAAAAACAAGAAAAAATCAATCAGGCTCTTGGTGATAAAGAAGCAATAATAGCTCGAGCATTTGGTCAGGCGCGTGCAATAGAAGATGTTGCGGCAGCGCAAGCAAAATCGATAGAATTGATTAAATCCGCATTTGGTTCACCTGATGTTGCAGCGAATTATTTGGTTGCAATGGAATATTTAAAACAATTTGGGCAGATGACTCATAAAAATACGGATAAAGTTTTTATCCCCTATGAGGCAACAGGTGTTTTATCTTCTTTAGGTGCTATTGGTGATATTATGCAAAAAATCACCTCCCCAGAAAAAGGAAAAACACTGCATAAATAATTTTATAATTTATGCTAGGTAATAATTTTCAAGGCAAAAAGTCACCCCTAGCAATATTTTATTTTCGATAAAATATTGCTAGGGGTGACTATGAAGACTGATAGAATTCTTAAACATAATTTTTGGCTATCAGAAAAATTAGCTGATGGTGAATTGTATAGAAATAAAATTATAGAATTAACCCACGAATCTGTTAGTAAATATCAAAATATAAGAATATTAAAATTTTTAAATGGTAGTAAAGTTCTTTTTCTCGATAATCAATTACAACTCGCAAGTTCTGATGAGTTTATTTATCATGAATCATTAATACACGTTCCTTTTGTAACACATCAAAATCCAGAGACTGTGCTCATAATGGGCGGTGGCGATGGAGCTGCAGCAAGAGAAGCATTGTTATGGAAAACTGTAAAAAAGATCAATTTGGTTGAAATTGATGCCGAAGTGATAAACTCTTGTAAATTTCATTTTCAAGAAATCAATCAAGGTGTTTTTGATAATTCGCGTGTCACAATTGAAGTTAATGATGTGAGGGAGTTTTTAAAAGCTAAGGATAAAAAATTTGATATTATAATTTATGATTTATCGGATAAGGCATTTGATGATAACCATCTTATTAATCGTGATTTTTTAAAAAAATGTAAAAATATAATGAATGAAAATGGCATCATGTGCTTGCAATCAGGATCTTTGCCTTTAGAAAGTGATACAAATTTTCAAAATTTTTTAAATTTACTGAAAAGTGAATTTAATTTTTTAAAATTATACACTGTTTGGGTTCCTTCTTATTCGGGATTTTGGTTGTTTATAATGTTATATAATGAAGTTAAAAAAATTTCTTTTGAGGATTCTATAAATATATTTCAAAATAAAATTAGCAAAGATCTTAGGTTTTTAAATGAAAATACCTATTATGGAATATTAAATACAACTAGGTTTGTTCAAAACTATGAGGACTAAAATTGTAAGGCCAAAAATAGATGTTAAATAGAAAAATTATATTTTTTATAATTTTGGCGTACTTGTTTCAGTTTATTATTGAAACAATGTTAATTAGCTCAAGTTCTTTTTTTATTAATTCTGTAGGCGCTGATAAATTACCAACAGCGTTAATTATATCATCGATTTTAACTCCTATTTTTATATATTTAATGTCTATTCTTGAAGTATTTAAAAATTCAAGACAAACAAAATTATTTTTGCTTTTTTTTATTTCTCTTTGTCTTTTATTTTATGTGTATTATAATAAAGTTACTTATATTCAAAATTTTGATGTATGGTTTTATTATATTTTTAGTAACATTTTTTCTATTATAAGCATTATACTTTATTGGAATTTAATAAACAGCTACTTTTATGTATTTGAATCAAAAATGTATTTTTCATATTTTATAATCTCCGAAGAAATTGGGGCTATTACATCGGATTTGATAATTAATAAATTAATTTATGATTATAGTATATCAAAATACTTTGTTTTAAATTTCTTTGTTATTTTAATATTAACTTTCATATTTTTTTACATTAAAAAACTAAAAAAAATAAATGATGATTTTAATCATGATGAAAAAATAAATTTTAATAGCAATAAATTATTATCAAGTAACCAAAATTTTAGTAAAAATAAGAATTTATTTAATGTTATTTTTTTGTATATTATAATATTTTGTTCTTTTTATTTTGTTTCGACTATAATTAATTACCAGTTTAGTTATGCAGCCGGAGAAAAATTTAAAACATCAGACGAGTTAAATAAATTTTTTTCTGAATTTCAGTTGTATTCGAGTTTGATTATTATTGGAATAAGTTTCTTTTTTAATAAATACCTATTTCCAAATTCAAAAATTATTTTTCAGCATTTATTGTATGCGATTTCAATTTTGGCGTTGGTGTATTTGTTAAATATACACTATACTTTTTATATTATTGCATTTGCAGAACTTATGAAAATTGTATTAGAGCATTCATTGTTTCAAAATTCTTATGAACAGTTTACTTCAACATTTACCGAAAAAATTAGTGATAAATTACGCAATCTCTCTGAAGGTCTATTTGCTCCTGTTATTGTTGTAATTTCTGGTGCTTTAATGCTATTTGTGCCAAGCAGCTTTTCTTTTTATAATTTAAATTTATTGATATTTGTTTTTATGGTTGTATTAATTATTTTAATTGTTTTGATTAAAAAAATTTATTATAATTATCATTTAATGTTATTGAAAAATAATGTTTCTAATAATAATATACGATCTATTCAGGCACTTGGAGAAAAAAATAATTATGATTCGTTAGATTTTTTAAATGATAAATTTTATAAAACATCTGATAAATTTGTTAAGAAAAATATAATTATTTCTATTGGTAAAATAAATAGTAGAGAGAGTATAGATTTTATTTTTAATGTTTTAAATGAAGGTGATGAATTTTTACAGTCAGCTGCAGTTGATGCTTTGTTTTTATACAAATCTTATAAAGTTCATTTTCTCTTGGTTGAGTTTATTCAGGGTGAAAAAAATAAGAGTATATATGTAAGGCATAAAATTATCTTATTTATTAACAAAATATATAAAAATGCAATAATCCCATTTTTTATGCATTTATTATATGCAAATGATGCAAGAGTTGTAGCAAATACAATAGAAAATTTTTGGGATGTAAATGATAAAAATATTTTACCATTTATCGCAAAATTTTTAAATCATCAAAGCAATAGGGTAAGAGCAAATGCCATTATTTTGTTATTTAAATATAATATTAAATACTATAATGATGCATGTATAAAATCAATTAATCAACTTAGAAAATCCAGAAACATCAATGATAGTCTGTCCTTTGTTTTTGTAGCAGGTTTTTTAAAGTTAAAACAATACTCCCTAGATATTGTAAAAAAATATGAAAAAATAAAAGATTCTATTGAATTTAAAGATAAGCTTATTGAAAATTTTGCATTTTCTTTGGCATCATTAAATAGTCCAATTGGTTATGATTTATTTCATCTTTCTTTTTTAACGCAAAAAAAATTTCCAAATACATTAATGTATAAATTTAAGCTTATAGATGAAAATAACAGAATTTTAATTATTAAAAATTTTTTTGAAAATCATTTTGGTGTTGATGTAGAAAATAATTTATACGAAAATTTTAAAAGCTCAATATATGATTTCAGTTTTGAAATAGAAGTTATTGAAGAATTGCTTAATAAATAATTATTCAATTTCACTAGACATCCCAAAATTTAGCATAAAGCTTTGCCAGTTTACTTTAGGATTATTATCTCCCGTGGAATAAAATGCTTCTAACTTATATTCAGCTTCAGGTTTTGAGATTTGTGTTAAAAATGTGACACTATAAAGAGTGTTTCCTCGCGTATAATTTATTCCAGCTGTATAGCCATTAAAATTGACGTTTATAAACTGATCTTCTACTGAAGGATCGCCGCACCAATTATTAGTAAAAAAACCAAGATTAAAATTAAACAAATCAAATACATTTGTTTGCGAACCAAATGCAAAATCAAACACAGATTTTAGTCTGTAAAAACCATTTGGTGAATCGGCCTTAGAGTGAAAAATAATATCTCCAGAAAATGTTTGAAATTCTGCAGGACTGTATGCAAATCCGGCTCTAATCATAAAAGGCAATTGATCAAAAATTTTATCAAAATTTTTAGGATGGTTTTGATTTAAAAATTGCTCTGCTTGGTAGCTATTTGAACCAAGTGGAACAAAATTGATATCAGTGAGTACAGAATTGTCATTTAAATTTGATTTCGCTCCTTGGTTTAAAATAAATCGATATTTACCTGATAAGCCTAAAGATAAATTTTCATAAGGTTTGTAAATGCTTCCAATTCCAACTTCAAGACCTCTCACATACCAATCGCTGTAGTAAATCCAGTTTTCAACGAGATGCAAATTATTTCCTGGGCTATCTGGATTGGGAAAGGGACCATGAATATTAATTGCCGTTTGAATTTCTGAATATTGAATATTAAAAGCGCCTAGTGTCAACCCAAGGCTCATATCTTCAGAGACCGGAAAGGCTACAGCAACTGCGTAGACGTTATCGGTAGAATGTACTTTTTGAATAAAGTTTGAATTTATTGTATTATTGGAATCAAATGATCTAATATTACTGTCTAAATTTATATAATCTTTGTTATATAACGCTATGGCAAAGGTAACGGGAATAGAAAAATCAAAGCGCATCACACTGCCTAAAATACCAGAAATAAAATCAGAGTCAGTTAATATAAATTTAGAAGTGTTATTGCCAAGAAAACCTTGTTGCGTTATTGTTGAGTTATATACTGTATTGGTTGAAACAGTAACCTCTGTTTCTTTTGCAAAAACAATTCCTGCAGGATTATAGAAAACAGCCGCCGGTGTGTTAGCAATGGCTGTGAACGCACCGCCAACACTTGGTGCTACGGTTCCAACTAAAAAGCTATTGTGGTGCCACCAGTCTGCTTTTGAAAATGTAGGAAAAAAAAATATAATTATTACTATAAATTTTAATAAAGACCATTGCATTTTAGCTTGTGCCTTTAACTAACAATTCTATTCCTTGCGCTGTATGTTCGAGTTTTTGACTTTCATCGAGTAACTGTGTTGAGGAATCTGCAGCAGAAACAACAGCAGATTGGCTTTTTTGCGTTGCTTTATCAATGTTTCCCATTGCTTCTGCTATTTGTCTGACGCCAATTTCTTGTTCGCGGGTGGCATCAGAAATCTGTTGAATAACATTTGCCATGTTTGAGATGTCATCGGCAATCTGATGAAAAGAGCCTTGCGCTTCGTGTGTTACTTTTTTAACCTGCTCAACGCGTTCTTTTGTTAAGCCTAAAATAACAATAACTTGTTCTTCGCTTTTTGTAATCAGTTCTTGAATTTCTTCTGCGGATTTGCCACTGATTTTTGCTAAATTACCCACTTCTTCTGCCACAACGGCAAACCCTTTGCCATATTCTCCAGCACGAGCCGATTCTATAGATGCATTGAGTGAAAGTAGTTCTGTTTTAGAGACAATATCATTTATCACAGTTGTTTTGGTATTTATTTGCTTAATAATTTCGGCAATATTTTGTAATTGATCATTTGCTTCTTGAATAGATTCCATGGCCTCAACTAAATTTTTCATCGTTTCTTGACCTGTTTGTGCTTTGTCAGAAGCCTTTTGTGCTACATTATTAGATTCTTTCGCATTTTCTGCAGTGCGATTGACCATGCTTGATATTTCATTAATTGCTGCGGTCGTTTCGTGCACCGCAGCAGCTTGTTCGCTCACTGTATTTGATAAAATGTCGGATCCATCTTTTAATTTGTTGGCAATGTCATTGCTTGCTTCACTTTGATGTTTGAGGTTTTTGATTGCATGCGTCAATGCAACTGTTGTAGTAGAAATAATTTTAAAAATAAATACTGCAATCAATATTGATGTGCCAATAATTGTTGCCATTGTTATGTTCGTGATTGCAGTTAAATTTGCTCCTTTAGCTGTGGAATCAACACCTCCTTTATAATTGTAATCACCCAGATTTTTAACAGCCGCTTCAAGATCTGACGCGGCTTTTCTTCCTTTAGATAAAATGCTGCGGATTGCTTCTGCTTTTTCTCCCTTTTTATTGATTTCTATGGCTTCGCGCGAGGAGGCATCATACAGTTTCCACTTTTCTACAATATCATTCAGTAACGATTTTTCTTTTTCTGTATTGGCAAATTTTTGGTGATTTGCAAGATATTCATCAATAATTTTGGCATATTTATCGAGTGTTTTGATATCTTCTTCTTTTGTTTTTATTTCTTCTTCACCCGTGTTTATTAATGATGTTGTAAGAAGTCCTAAAATCCTTCTGGCATACTTTCCAATTCCTTCGTTCATTTGGCTGACAGATAACACACTTGGTAACCATTCTTGACCTGTTTCTTGCGCAAATGTTTGAGTTTTATTAATCATGATGATTGTATAAACGGCAGCACTAAGAATTAAAAGTAATAAAATTAAGATTGAAATATTAAGCTTAAATGATAAACTTTTATTTTTCATTTTATTTCCGCTCTATTAAAAAACTGTGTTTCATTTGTTTTACTTATAATACTTATATTAATTCTTTTTTACTTTTAGTAAAATATCGCTTGACTACAATTTGACATAATCAAAAGTGATTATTATTAATTTCCTGCAATAAGATGTTCGACTTCTGTGGTATTTACTCTTAATTTTTCGCTTTCGGTTACCAAAGATTTTGCCGTATCTGTTGTGGTGTTGACAGAAACTTGACTCGTTTGTGTTGCTTTATTGATGTTGCCCATAGCAGTTGATATTTGTTTTACCCCTATTTCTTGTTCTCTTGATGCATCGGCAATTTGTCCAACAACATTTGAAAGATCCAAAATATTTTGTGAAATTTGTATAAAAGATTTTTGTGCTTGTTCTGTTACGTTTTTTCCATTTTCAACGCGCTCTTTTGTGTGATCTAAAATAACATTCACTTGTTCTTCGCTTTTAGTAATGAGATCTTGAATTTCTTGAGCCGATTTTCCACTGATTTTTGCTAATTTACCCACTTCTTCTGCCACAACGGCAAATCCTTTACCATACTCTCCGGCACGAGCCGATTCAATTGAGGCATTGAGAGAAAGCAGCTCTGTTTTAGAAACAATATCATTAATAACCACTGTTTTTGTGCTAATTTGTTTTATAATTTCTGAAATATTTTGCAATTGGCCGCTTGATTCTTGAATTGTTTCCATGGCATGAACCAACTTTTTCATAATCGTTTGTCCTTCTTCTGCTTGTTTCGATGCAGATTTTGCAACGTTTGTAGAGTGGTTCACATTTTCTACTGTTCTATTGACCATGCTCGTAATTTCGTTAATTGCTGCCGTTGTTTCATGCACTGCCGCCGCTTGATTTGACACTGCACTTGATAAGGCGTCAGAACTTGATTTAAGACTGGTAGCAATTTCACTTGTTGCAACACTTTGGGACTTTAAATCTTCGAGTACGTGTTCTATTGCAGAAGTTGATTTTTTAATAATACCTAAGAATATAAAAGATATAACAAGAGCAATTGAACCCGTAATTAAAATAACAAAATTGGTTAATGAAGTAAAATATTCACCATTTTTTGTAGAATTGATAGAGCCTTTTGTATTGATATCACCAAGGTTGTCTATAGCATCTATTGTGTTAAAAAAAGCTGGTATTGTATTTTCATTAAAACCAACCCATGATTCTTTTATTTTTCCAGATTGAGCAAGTTCTAGATCTGTTTTAATGAAATCTTTTACTTTTTCCCATGATTTTATAATATTATCAAATGCTACTTTTTCTTCATTTGTGCCTAAATATTTTTTAATATTATTAAATTCTTTTTCAATTTCGTCACTAAAATTATTGAGTACTTTAATATTTTTTTCAATTTCACCTTTGTCGACTTTTGTTGCGAGTTCTCCTAATATTAAAGCATGTCTTCTTGTGAGGTTACCAAAACTTTCCGATATTTCAGCTATTGCTTTTACTCCTGGGAGCCAATTTGTCCCAGTATCGTAAGAAAATTCTTGTGTTTTATTGATCATAATCACAGAATAAATTCCTACAGAAAAAATAAGTAATATTAGTAATGACACCGAAAAATTGAGTTTAAAAGCAAGTGTTTTCTTGCGCATACAATCACCATTTTGTTAAGAACCAATAATCAATTTATTTATTTCTTTTGCACTATGATCGAGTTGTTCACTTTGACGAACTAAGTTTACTGCTGACTCTGCTGTATTATTAACAGCGTTTTGACTATTTTGGGTTGCTTTATCAATTTGACTCATTGCAACCGATATTTGTCTAACACCAATACCTTGCTCTTGGGTTGCTTCCGAAATTTGTTGAATAACTTGAAACATTGAAGAAATGTCTTCTGAAATTTTTGTAAAAGAATTTTTTGCTTCGTCTGTTACTTTTTTTCCTTCATCAATGCGTTCTTTTGTGATTTCGAGTATTTTATTAACTTGTTCTTGACTTGTTGTAATGAGATCTTGAATTTCTTTTGCTGATTTTCCACTTATTTTTGCGAGGTTTGCAACTTCTTCAGAAACGACAGCAAAACCTTTTCCGTATTCGCCAGCACGCGCTGACTCAATCGAAGCATTTAAAGAGAGCAGTTCTGTTTTAGAAACTATATCGTTAATAACTGCGGTTTTGGTATTAATTTGATTAATGATGATTACAATATTTTGGAGTTTTATATTTGATTCTTGAATAGTTTCCATAGAATTAACAAGTTCAAGCATGATTTTTTGTCCATCATCTGCTTTATTCGAGGCTGTTTGTGCCATTTCTGTAGACTCTTTGGCATTTTCAGCTGTGCGACTGATCATGCTGGTAATTTCGTTGATAGCAGCACTTGTTTCGTGGACAGACGACGCTTGTTCAGAAACAGAATCAGAAAGATCTTTTGAACTTTGTTGAAGATTGTTTGCTAATTCATTGGTAGTAATGCTCTGTTCTTTTAAATTTACAGATGATTTTTCAATTAATTTTGTTGATTTAAATATAATTTGAATTATAATGTATCCAATAATAACTGAGATTAAAAA
This region of Spirobacillus cienkowskii genomic DNA includes:
- a CDS encoding HAMP domain-containing methyl-accepting chemotaxis protein; translation: MKKKSLAFKLNISTLVLLFIFLSISVYAILVINKTNSYANETGQFWLPSITSTTNINRELTAAPRRLIIYILMWINNAPENEKKKSEELLEKYTKSLEDSYKIYEKLVSNEEEKKIYESGIIHLDKLVKLMKEAQKTASENKGEEAFKIYREQVLPSVLEFGKELSNIAVINFKEGVKSTEKGSYLTNVTNVIMAIIFLISVIIGYIIIQIIFKSTKLIEKSSVNLKEQSITTNELANNLQQSSKDLSDSVSEQASSVHETSAAINEITSMISRTAENAKESTEMAQTASNKADDGQKIMLELVNSMETIQESNIKLQNIVIIINQINTKTAVINDIVSKTELLSLNASIESARAGEYGKGFAVVSEEVANLAKISGKSAKEIQDLITTSQEQVNKILEITKERIDEGKKVTDEAKNSFTKISEDISSMFQVIQQISEATQEQGIGVRQISVAMSQIDKATQNSQNAVNNTAESAVNLVRQSEQLDHSAKEINKLIIGS
- a CDS encoding NfeD family protein, with amino-acid sequence MNFDWYWLYFFIGIIFCILEIFTLSFYLLPIGMASILTGIIALFFNSFYLHVFVFVIFSILMLYFISKWKKSRFLKPVNSTFIAGLEGQQGVVIKSFKSIIEPGKVKIFSDEWDIYCDIHNENLLKTLVEGDVVKVISVKGNKIKVEKVTK
- a CDS encoding HAMP domain-containing methyl-accepting chemotaxis protein; this encodes MRKKTLAFKLNFSVSLLILLIFSVGIYSVIMINKTQEFSYDTGTNWLPGVKAIAEISESFGNLTRRHALILGELATKVDKGEIEKNIKVLNNFSDEIEKEFNNIKKYLGTNEEKVAFDNIIKSWEKVKDFIKTDLELAQSGKIKESWVGFNENTIPAFFNTIDAIDNLGDINTKGSINSTKNGEYFTSLTNFVILITGSIALVISFIFLGIIKKSTSAIEHVLEDLKSQSVATSEIATSLKSSSDALSSAVSNQAAAVHETTAAINEITSMVNRTVENVNHSTNVAKSASKQAEEGQTIMKKLVHAMETIQESSGQLQNISEIIKQISTKTVVINDIVSKTELLSLNASIESARAGEYGKGFAVVAEEVGKLAKISGKSAQEIQDLITKSEEQVNVILDHTKERVENGKNVTEQAQKSFIQISQNILDLSNVVGQIADASREQEIGVKQISTAMGNINKATQTSQVSVNTTTDTAKSLVTESEKLRVNTTEVEHLIAGN
- a CDS encoding SPFH domain-containing protein yields the protein MNDISFLPFLSLLGVVLLVFYVFTKYVIVIRQQECIIVERLGKFHTILNSGLNILIPFIDQTRLILWSRNGVITNVDRIDLREVIIDIPEQQVITKDNVGIIVDAIIYVQITDVKRAAYEIQGLPTAVAQLTQTTLRSLIGELDLDNTLSSRDVINSRLKMVLDEATDKWGLKVNRVELKNVIPPKDVQMAMEKQMQAERERRAKVLTAEGAKQSQILNAEGEKRSRIEQSEGEKQEKINQALGDKEAIIARAFGQARAIEDVAAAQAKSIELIKSAFGSPDVAANYLVAMEYLKQFGQMTHKNTDKVFIPYEATGVLSSLGAIGDIMQKITSPEKGKTLHK
- a CDS encoding HAMP domain-containing methyl-accepting chemotaxis protein, with product MKNKSLSFKLNISILILLLLILSAAVYTIIMINKTQTFAQETGQEWLPSVLSVSQMNEGIGKYARRILGLLTTSLINTGEEEIKTKEEDIKTLDKYAKIIDEYLANHQKFANTEKEKSLLNDIVEKWKLYDASSREAIEINKKGEKAEAIRSILSKGRKAASDLEAAVKNLGDYNYKGGVDSTAKGANLTAITNITMATIIGTSILIAVFIFKIISTTTVALTHAIKNLKHQSEASNDIANKLKDGSDILSNTVSEQAAAVHETTAAINEISSMVNRTAENAKESNNVAQKASDKAQTGQETMKNLVEAMESIQEANDQLQNIAEIIKQINTKTTVINDIVSKTELLSLNASIESARAGEYGKGFAVVAEEVGNLAKISGKSAEEIQELITKSEEQVIVILGLTKERVEQVKKVTHEAQGSFHQIADDISNMANVIQQISDATREQEIGVRQIAEAMGNIDKATQKSQSAVVSAADSSTQLLDESQKLEHTAQGIELLVKGTS